The following are encoded in a window of Roseivirga misakiensis genomic DNA:
- a CDS encoding thiol:disulfide interchange protein DsbA/DsbL, translating to MRTVSLFMLFAICAIHLKAQTTFEEGKHYEIVSTEKSNESIVTEFFSLYCGHCFQFEPLIDQLKAGLKEGTKFEKSHVNYLPRNNEEAQFGIVKAFVAMQDLGMQKDLVPQFFAAIHIKNINLDSEEDIKQIFLANGVSEDKFKKVYTNPDLIKRATEMSTLWSKKSVDNVPTLVVNGMYKIDINSVRSLAELISLTNYLLEK from the coding sequence ATGAGAACCGTATCCTTATTTATGCTATTCGCTATTTGTGCAATTCATTTAAAGGCACAAACGACTTTTGAAGAGGGAAAGCATTATGAAATCGTTTCAACTGAGAAATCAAATGAATCAATCGTAACAGAATTCTTTTCATTGTATTGTGGTCACTGTTTTCAATTTGAGCCACTTATCGATCAGCTAAAGGCAGGGCTGAAAGAGGGGACTAAATTTGAAAAATCTCATGTAAACTACTTGCCAAGAAACAATGAAGAGGCTCAGTTCGGCATTGTAAAGGCATTTGTGGCTATGCAAGATTTGGGCATGCAAAAAGACCTTGTACCACAGTTCTTCGCAGCCATCCATATCAAAAATATAAACCTAGATTCTGAAGAAGATATTAAGCAAATCTTTTTAGCTAATGGCGTATCAGAAGACAAATTCAAGAAGGTTTATACTAACCCTGATTTGATCAAAAGAGCAACGGAAATGTCTACGCTATGGAGCAAGAAAAGCGTTGACAACGTACCTACTTTGGTCGTGAACGGTATGTACAAAATTGATATCAATAGTGTACGAAGTTTAGCCGAGCTAATATCGTTGACCAATTACTTGCTCGAGAAGTAA
- a CDS encoding ExbD/TolR family protein, whose amino-acid sequence MINRKNRPAQEVNAGSMADIAFLLLIFFLVTTQIATNKGITMVLPPKLDKIDNVPLNERNVLKIQINSSDQLLVENDPLDDIDEISEIVYDFVLNFGNPDIKKKGKSKISDQELFASLPVDMKNYIRRNLSLKTSSDGPSEAVVSLKTDRGSGYDVYIKVMDEISAAYYKIYGQRVGLTSEEYRKLNRNDPRQKLLYDKGKLGIGRAISLAEPTTNGG is encoded by the coding sequence ATGATCAATCGAAAGAATAGACCTGCTCAAGAAGTAAATGCAGGTTCAATGGCAGACATTGCGTTCCTACTCTTAATCTTCTTTTTGGTAACAACTCAAATAGCCACCAACAAGGGCATTACTATGGTGTTACCACCCAAACTGGATAAAATTGACAACGTTCCACTCAATGAACGAAACGTGCTAAAGATTCAAATCAATTCTTCAGATCAACTTTTGGTCGAAAATGATCCCTTAGACGATATTGATGAGATCAGTGAGATCGTCTATGATTTCGTGTTGAATTTTGGTAATCCGGATATCAAAAAGAAGGGGAAATCAAAAATTAGCGATCAAGAATTATTCGCATCCTTACCCGTTGATATGAAGAATTATATTAGACGAAATTTGAGTTTGAAAACTTCTTCCGATGGACCAAGTGAAGCAGTTGTTTCCTTAAAAACAGATAGAGGAAGTGGTTATGACGTCTATATTAAGGTAATGGATGAAATTAGTGCTGCTTATTACAAAATCTATGGGCAGCGGGTAGGTCTAACTTCGGAAGAGTACAGAAAACTCAACCGAAATGATCCAAGGCAAAAACTCCTTTATGACAAAGGTAAGTTAGGCATAGGCCGAGCCATTTCATTGGCTGAACCTACAACAAACGGTGGATAG
- the gmk gene encoding guanylate kinase encodes MTKGKAFIFTAPSGSGKTTIVKHLLSTHPKLGFSISASTRDKRGRTEENGKDYYFLSRDEFTQKIDEDAFIEWEEVYTGNYYGTLKAEVQRVWDEGKHVVFDVEVKGALKLKEYFGDDALAIFVKVPSMEELEKRLTGRGTESRESLSQRLYRAKFEMTFENKFDVTLLNKELDDSFQKAEALVNNFLKS; translated from the coding sequence ATGACAAAGGGCAAGGCATTTATTTTTACTGCTCCTTCTGGTTCAGGAAAAACAACAATAGTAAAACACCTCCTTAGTACGCACCCAAAACTGGGTTTTTCTATATCTGCATCCACTAGAGATAAGCGAGGAAGAACGGAGGAAAATGGTAAAGACTACTATTTCTTAAGTAGAGACGAATTCACACAAAAGATTGACGAAGACGCTTTCATCGAATGGGAGGAAGTCTACACCGGAAACTATTATGGCACACTCAAAGCCGAAGTTCAACGCGTTTGGGATGAGGGTAAACATGTAGTTTTTGATGTTGAGGTCAAAGGGGCGCTAAAGCTCAAAGAGTATTTCGGCGATGACGCCTTGGCGATATTTGTTAAGGTACCCAGTATGGAGGAGCTCGAAAAAAGACTAACTGGCAGAGGAACAGAGTCGAGAGAGAGTCTTTCACAACGTCTCTACCGAGCGAAATTTGAGATGACATTCGAAAACAAGTTTGATGTAACTTTGCTTAATAAAGAGCTCGATGACTCTTTCCAAAAGGCAGAGGCACTCGTCAACAACTTTTTAAAGTCATAG
- a CDS encoding sigma-70 family RNA polymerase sigma factor: MSEEALQDEHEVRRQNYSEMEKTEIFDKEFMPHVDSMYNFAYRLTFDEDDAKDLVQDTYLKAFRFINSFERGTNAKAWLFRILKNSFINEFRKKSKQPAKVDYNEVEQFYNSDDAGEQITTDLRVETVQHMIGDEISGALNGIPVDFRTVIILSDLEGFTYEEMSKILDIPIGTVRSRLHRARNMLKDKLAAYAKEMGFNK; encoded by the coding sequence ATGTCTGAAGAAGCACTACAAGATGAACACGAAGTTCGACGACAGAACTATTCCGAGATGGAAAAGACTGAAATCTTCGATAAGGAATTCATGCCTCATGTGGATTCTATGTACAACTTCGCTTATCGATTAACCTTTGATGAAGATGATGCCAAGGATTTGGTTCAAGACACTTATTTAAAGGCGTTTAGATTTATCAATTCCTTTGAAAGAGGAACTAATGCAAAAGCATGGTTGTTCCGCATATTGAAAAATAGCTTTATCAACGAATTCAGGAAAAAGAGTAAACAGCCTGCTAAAGTTGATTACAATGAAGTTGAGCAATTTTATAATTCTGATGATGCTGGGGAACAAATCACCACGGATTTAAGGGTTGAAACGGTTCAACATATGATTGGCGATGAGATTTCTGGTGCATTAAATGGTATTCCAGTAGATTTTAGAACGGTTATTATTCTTAGCGATTTGGAAGGGTTTACCTATGAGGAGATGTCTAAGATTTTGGACATTCCGATCGGTACGGTAAGGTCTAGGTTACACCGAGCCAGAAACATGCTGAAAGACAAGTTAGCGGCTTATGCGAAAGAAATGGGATTTAATAAATAG
- a CDS encoding glycosyltransferase family 4 protein: MNPLKILFLTYQGDVAGSTNSIAYLAKGLAERGHEIHIGIRRESLLWSLLEGSAVNRIPMTFKGKFDLKNWRQIRDAVQNHGIQLINPQSSHDRYTSVFAKWRYGLDVKIIHTRRQMPKSMGGPLQLLLYNRYTDGIVAVGKQVKEGLIKVGIKEKNIAVIYNGTPTEKYDQIDIDRVSALQKKFKLQHEDFVLGCVSRIKNQIQIIKALKLIKEPITVIFCGIEPTAEMKEIISQYSTDHKLHFEAHVDSPEILNYYKLFDANILASTMEGLSQALLESMALEVPVTATAFAGNLDLIEDGVNGLLFEDGDIEKIAENVLELKHNQALREMLKTNGKETALVTFNIENTISNYEEYFKNVIHP, encoded by the coding sequence TTGAATCCACTCAAAATATTATTTCTCACCTATCAAGGTGATGTTGCTGGGTCTACCAATTCGATCGCTTACCTAGCGAAGGGTTTGGCCGAAAGAGGACATGAAATCCATATTGGTATACGCCGAGAAAGCTTACTTTGGAGCTTGCTGGAGGGGTCCGCTGTCAATAGAATCCCGATGACTTTCAAAGGAAAGTTTGACCTTAAAAACTGGCGCCAAATAAGAGATGCTGTCCAGAATCATGGTATTCAGTTAATAAATCCTCAATCCAGCCACGACAGGTACACGAGTGTTTTTGCCAAATGGCGTTATGGATTAGATGTTAAAATCATACATACTAGAAGGCAAATGCCAAAGAGCATGGGCGGGCCATTGCAGTTACTACTATATAATAGGTATACAGATGGTATCGTGGCCGTTGGCAAACAAGTAAAAGAGGGTCTTATAAAGGTTGGTATCAAGGAGAAAAATATAGCCGTTATTTATAATGGCACTCCAACCGAAAAATATGATCAAATCGATATTGATCGCGTATCTGCTTTACAGAAGAAATTTAAGCTTCAGCATGAAGACTTCGTTTTAGGTTGTGTTTCAAGGATTAAGAATCAAATCCAGATTATTAAAGCTCTCAAGCTGATAAAAGAGCCCATCACCGTTATTTTCTGTGGCATTGAACCTACAGCCGAAATGAAGGAGATTATCAGCCAATATTCCACAGATCATAAACTCCACTTTGAAGCCCATGTCGACTCTCCCGAAATATTGAACTACTACAAACTATTTGATGCTAATATTTTGGCTTCTACTATGGAAGGCCTCTCTCAGGCGCTGTTAGAGTCCATGGCCCTAGAAGTACCCGTTACGGCCACAGCTTTTGCTGGTAATTTAGACCTAATAGAAGATGGTGTCAATGGTCTCCTTTTTGAAGATGGTGACATTGAAAAAATAGCCGAAAACGTACTTGAGTTAAAGCATAATCAAGCACTACGGGAAATGCTTAAAACTAATGGAAAAGAAACTGCGCTAGTGACCTTTAACATCGAAAATACCATCTCGAATTATGAGGAGTACTTTAAGAACGTAATTCATCCTTAG
- the nadD gene encoding nicotinate (nicotinamide) nucleotide adenylyltransferase — MNIGLFFGSFNPIHIGHLVIADVMASQTDIDEVWFVVSPQNPFKNSRTLLHEFDRLKMVELAVADNYKFRASDVEFNMPRPSYTADTLAYLSDKNPQHSFKLIIGEDNLLHFHKWKNHQAILDNFGLYVYPRPQVDKDKIKVSHQNIRYVDSPMLDISATFIRNAIQNEHSVQYLLPPTVVEYINLKKFYQ; from the coding sequence TTGAATATTGGCCTATTCTTCGGCTCTTTTAATCCAATTCATATTGGACATCTTGTTATAGCAGATGTTATGGCGAGCCAGACTGATATAGATGAGGTTTGGTTTGTGGTTAGTCCTCAAAACCCATTCAAAAATAGTCGTACGCTTTTACATGAGTTCGACAGATTAAAAATGGTAGAATTGGCGGTCGCAGATAATTATAAGTTTCGTGCGAGTGATGTTGAATTCAATATGCCAAGGCCGAGTTACACGGCAGATACCCTTGCTTATTTATCCGACAAGAACCCTCAACACAGTTTTAAGCTGATTATAGGAGAAGATAATCTACTACATTTTCACAAGTGGAAGAATCATCAGGCTATTCTGGATAATTTTGGACTCTATGTTTACCCCAGGCCACAAGTAGATAAAGATAAAATCAAAGTGAGTCACCAAAATATCAGATATGTGGATTCACCTATGCTTGATATTTCTGCTACCTTTATTCGCAATGCGATCCAAAACGAGCATTCCGTACAATATCTTTTGCCGCCGACAGTAGTAGAGTACATCAACTTGAAGAAGTTCTACCAATAA
- a CDS encoding DUF5686 and carboxypeptidase regulatory-like domain-containing protein: MQRLLTLTLLLILPAGLFAQGIKGTIKDNEGKAMPFASIYVQEVGTGTSSNLEGDYEIPLKSGKYTVTFQFMGFTTQVKQVQVTNGYAELNVVLVPQVIELQTVVVTGKAEDPSYTIMRKAIAKAQYHLMQNDSYSAEVYMKGTGRVTKVPWLLKRTFEKEGIDTSQVFTSESVSEISYERPNRFSEKVISVRASGQDMDNANPNSYINSSFYLPRVVNAISPLSPRAFAYYKFEYQGSFRERGYEINKIKVTPRSKGDDVFEGEIYIREDFWNIHSLNLSTSLLGFSIKIEQIYAPIEGETWMPVTQQFEFGGSIFGLAGTYSYLASVSNYKVTPNTDLDASVVLVDEKIAPAPEEIEAIKSGDLDIGVKEVFKEDKEVSRRQFKKLMKAYEKEEREEEKEPDVIRDYRYEIDSLAAKKDSLYWARLRPVPLTKKEIQGYKREDSTYVADKEKAEADSMVVRNGTKFRPKDILFGGYYKLGERLRFNFPGMLFKTRFNTVEGLNLNFTGRFIWRNDTTTRLRIEPFLRYGFGSDRLYGKVESRFGIGQREQRSTFRVSAGSYVEQFNPGIVDPFINTLYTLLREQNFMKLYQKDFAKVSWAKRFRYKYTVGASLEYASRSSLFNNDDYSIVDRDNRTFTSNTPVNAESAILPFTNSGAVKTAFTVAARPWLKFRRYNGTLIPLETTSPELRLTYRKGIDGILNSETSYDNLEFGLKTEFSLGVRARIDLDLEAGTFFGTPQLLFTDFKHFRGNRLGFSPLAVTGGFRLLDYYRHSTSQEYVSALTHIRFRKLLLTHLPVLRLSGIKENLFVNYLHTPTSDNYMEVGYTIDNVLRIFRVEFVQSFQGWQAREFAVRIGIASIFRIEEN, from the coding sequence ATGCAACGATTATTAACACTCACACTATTACTAATTCTCCCAGCCGGACTTTTTGCACAAGGAATTAAAGGTACCATCAAGGACAATGAAGGAAAAGCTATGCCTTTTGCTTCGATTTATGTTCAAGAGGTAGGCACTGGTACATCTTCAAACCTTGAAGGTGATTACGAAATCCCACTGAAATCTGGTAAATACACAGTCACGTTTCAATTTATGGGCTTCACTACCCAGGTCAAACAAGTTCAGGTGACCAATGGATATGCCGAACTTAATGTTGTTTTGGTGCCACAAGTCATTGAATTACAAACCGTAGTCGTCACAGGTAAAGCAGAAGACCCTTCTTACACCATTATGCGTAAGGCGATCGCCAAAGCCCAGTATCATTTAATGCAGAATGATAGCTATTCCGCAGAGGTCTATATGAAAGGGACGGGCAGGGTGACTAAAGTACCGTGGTTACTCAAAAGAACTTTTGAAAAGGAAGGAATAGACACAAGCCAGGTTTTTACATCGGAATCGGTTAGTGAAATATCTTATGAAAGGCCCAATAGGTTTTCGGAGAAGGTAATCTCTGTACGTGCTTCAGGTCAGGATATGGATAATGCCAATCCAAACTCATACATAAACAGTAGTTTCTATCTACCACGAGTAGTTAACGCCATTTCTCCGCTAAGTCCTAGAGCTTTTGCTTATTACAAGTTTGAATACCAAGGTAGTTTTAGAGAAAGAGGCTACGAGATTAACAAGATTAAAGTGACGCCTAGATCGAAGGGAGATGATGTTTTCGAAGGAGAGATATACATTAGAGAAGACTTCTGGAACATCCATTCGCTAAACCTATCGACCAGTTTATTGGGTTTTAGCATTAAAATTGAGCAAATCTACGCGCCGATCGAAGGCGAAACTTGGATGCCGGTGACACAGCAATTTGAGTTCGGAGGGTCCATTTTCGGTCTGGCAGGGACTTATTCATATTTGGCATCAGTGAGCAACTATAAGGTTACTCCAAATACCGATTTAGACGCTTCAGTAGTTTTAGTAGACGAGAAGATTGCGCCAGCGCCCGAAGAAATTGAGGCGATTAAATCTGGAGATCTAGATATCGGAGTAAAAGAAGTTTTTAAAGAAGATAAAGAGGTCTCGAGAAGACAGTTTAAAAAACTGATGAAGGCCTATGAAAAAGAGGAAAGAGAAGAAGAAAAGGAACCGGATGTAATTCGAGACTACCGATACGAAATCGATTCACTAGCTGCCAAAAAAGACTCATTATACTGGGCCAGGTTAAGACCAGTTCCCCTAACCAAAAAAGAAATACAAGGTTACAAACGCGAGGATAGCACCTATGTGGCGGACAAGGAAAAAGCTGAGGCTGATTCTATGGTTGTAAGAAACGGAACCAAATTCCGACCCAAGGATATTCTCTTTGGAGGCTACTACAAATTGGGAGAGAGATTAAGATTCAATTTCCCGGGAATGCTTTTCAAGACAAGGTTTAATACCGTCGAGGGTTTAAATCTGAATTTTACGGGTAGGTTTATTTGGCGAAATGACACGACCACTCGATTAAGGATTGAACCGTTTTTAAGATATGGTTTTGGCAGCGATAGGCTCTATGGAAAAGTAGAATCGAGGTTCGGTATCGGCCAGAGAGAACAGAGGAGCACCTTTAGGGTATCGGCAGGTAGTTATGTAGAGCAATTCAACCCTGGAATTGTGGATCCTTTCATTAATACACTCTACACGCTTCTAAGGGAGCAGAATTTCATGAAGCTCTATCAAAAAGACTTTGCCAAAGTTTCTTGGGCAAAAAGGTTTAGATATAAATATACTGTAGGAGCATCATTAGAGTATGCTTCCAGATCTAGCTTGTTCAACAATGACGACTATTCAATAGTGGACAGAGACAACCGAACATTTACTTCGAATACACCTGTCAACGCTGAGTCTGCCATACTTCCGTTTACTAATAGTGGTGCCGTAAAGACTGCTTTTACTGTCGCGGCAAGGCCATGGCTCAAGTTTAGGAGATACAATGGAACACTAATTCCTTTAGAGACCACCTCTCCAGAATTAAGATTGACTTATAGAAAAGGTATTGATGGGATTTTGAACAGTGAGACTAGCTACGATAATTTGGAATTTGGTCTGAAAACCGAATTCAGTTTAGGTGTAAGGGCTAGAATAGATTTAGACCTTGAAGCGGGTACCTTCTTTGGTACGCCACAGCTGCTATTCACTGATTTTAAACATTTCAGAGGAAATCGTTTAGGATTTTCTCCGCTAGCAGTTACAGGGGGCTTTCGACTTTTAGACTATTACCGACATAGCACTAGCCAGGAATATGTTTCTGCGCTAACGCATATCAGGTTTAGAAAGCTATTGTTGACTCATTTGCCAGTGTTAAGACTCAGTGGGATCAAAGAAAATCTATTTGTAAACTATCTGCATACGCCAACATCAGACAATTATATGGAAGTTGGGTATACCATTGATAATGTGCTTAGAATTTTCAGAGTAGAGTTCGTTCAGTCGTTTCAAGGATGGCAAGCACGTGAATTTGCCGTTAGAATCGGCATTGCATCTATATTCAGAATCGAAGAAAACTAA